Proteins co-encoded in one Candidatus Aminicenantes bacterium genomic window:
- the hflC gene encoding protease modulator HflC, whose amino-acid sequence MKTGRTVLITVGVLVFLFLLMGPFYVLEEGELSVVTRFGKIIKTEEIAGLKFKMPFVDSVNKYPKKIQSWDGESQRLPTEENQFIWVDTTARWRIVDLKLFYESVGTINQAQSRLDDVIGSGVRKIIARNSLREAIRNSNVINEIERRNVFQNASGLDEEGEATRDISVIASTFTDVKYEGIQVGREELSNRILKEAQTITPTYGIKLIDIIIRQIKYSDDLTQSVYNRMIKERNQIAQAFRSDGEGERALWMGKKDRELRTIRSKAEREAKEIKAKADQEALEIRNRAYSRDAEFAEFWIAMQSYQEMLPRMRKVLSTDFEFFKYLYRKQP is encoded by the coding sequence ATGAAAACCGGACGCACCGTATTGATTACAGTGGGCGTATTGGTGTTCCTGTTCCTGCTCATGGGCCCCTTCTACGTATTGGAGGAAGGAGAATTGTCCGTGGTTACCCGCTTCGGCAAGATCATCAAGACTGAAGAAATAGCGGGGCTGAAATTCAAGATGCCCTTTGTGGACAGCGTGAACAAGTATCCCAAGAAAATCCAATCATGGGATGGCGAATCCCAACGCCTGCCCACCGAAGAGAATCAGTTCATCTGGGTGGACACCACCGCGCGCTGGCGGATCGTGGACCTGAAACTCTTCTACGAATCCGTGGGCACCATTAACCAGGCCCAGTCCCGACTGGACGACGTCATCGGTTCCGGGGTGCGCAAGATCATCGCCCGCAACTCCCTGCGGGAAGCGATCCGCAACTCCAACGTCATCAACGAGATCGAACGCCGCAACGTGTTCCAGAACGCCAGCGGCTTGGACGAGGAAGGAGAGGCGACCCGCGACATCTCCGTGATCGCTTCCACCTTTACCGACGTAAAGTACGAAGGTATCCAGGTGGGACGGGAGGAACTCTCCAATCGTATCCTAAAGGAAGCCCAGACCATCACCCCCACATACGGCATCAAGCTCATCGACATCATTATCCGCCAGATCAAGTACTCCGACGACCTTACCCAGAGCGTCTACAACCGCATGATCAAGGAACGCAACCAGATCGCCCAGGCATTCCGATCAGACGGCGAGGGCGAGCGCGCATTGTGGATGGGAAAGAAGGACCGCGAACTGCGCACCATCCGCTCCAAGGCCGAACGCGAGGCAAAAGAAATCAAGGCCAAAGCGGACCAGGAGGCCCTGGAAATCCGCAATCGCGCCTACTCAAGGGATGCCGAGTTCGCTGAGTTCTGGATCGCCATGCAAAGCTACCAGGAAATGTTGCCACGCATGCGCAAGGTCCTGTCCACGGACTTCGAGTTCTTTAAGTACCTCTACCGCAAGCAACCCTGA
- the hflK gene encoding FtsH protease activity modulator HflK, translating into MPDQVIDLEQFQKKLTPRRIGLLALVLLVIIAAFSSFYIVDQKEEAVVLFLGKYTRTAGPGLHFKLPFGIEKNFNVPTQRVLKEEFGFRAEQPGVTTTYSSRDYTSESEMLTGDLNILDVRWIIQYRIKDPRQWLFNVENQRKTIRDLSQSVINLLVGDRTIFDVIGNERANIEVKGQEMMNRYFDLYELGARVTTVKLQNIVPPKGTVQDAFEDVNKAIQDRSRLINEGKETYNKTIPRARGEAEQVIQEAEGYAIERVNLAQGDVARFLAVYEEYRKNPRITRMRLYFETFEEIFKKVGDTDIIDKRLGNFLPFKNIEKAASKGGDQ; encoded by the coding sequence ATGCCTGATCAAGTCATTGATCTGGAACAATTCCAGAAAAAACTTACCCCAAGACGCATCGGTCTGCTGGCCCTGGTGCTGCTGGTGATCATCGCCGCGTTCTCAAGTTTCTACATTGTAGACCAGAAAGAAGAAGCGGTGGTACTGTTCCTGGGGAAATACACCCGGACCGCGGGGCCCGGCCTGCACTTCAAGCTGCCGTTCGGAATTGAAAAAAACTTTAACGTACCCACCCAGCGGGTCTTGAAGGAAGAGTTCGGTTTCCGCGCGGAACAACCGGGAGTTACCACCACCTACTCCTCCCGCGACTACACCAGTGAATCGGAAATGCTCACCGGAGACCTCAATATTTTGGATGTAAGGTGGATCATCCAGTACCGCATCAAAGACCCGCGCCAGTGGTTGTTTAACGTGGAAAACCAGAGGAAAACCATCCGCGACCTCTCCCAGTCGGTGATCAACCTGCTGGTGGGCGACCGCACCATCTTCGATGTCATCGGCAATGAACGCGCCAACATCGAGGTAAAGGGCCAGGAGATGATGAACCGCTACTTTGACCTGTACGAACTGGGGGCCCGGGTAACCACGGTAAAACTGCAGAACATCGTACCGCCCAAGGGTACGGTCCAGGACGCCTTTGAAGACGTGAACAAGGCCATTCAGGACCGCTCGCGCCTGATCAACGAGGGCAAGGAAACCTACAACAAGACCATCCCCCGGGCACGGGGTGAAGCGGAGCAGGTGATCCAGGAAGCGGAAGGCTACGCCATCGAGCGGGTCAATCTGGCGCAGGGCGATGTGGCGCGCTTCCTGGCCGTGTACGAAGAGTACCGCAAGAACCCGCGCATCACCCGCATGCGCCTCTACTTTGAAACCTTTGAAGAGATATTCAAGAAAGTGGGAGACACGGATATCATCGACAAGCGCCTCGGCAACTTCCTGCCATTCAAGAACATTGAGAAAGCCGCATCCAAGGGAGGTGACCAATGA
- the mutY gene encoding A/G-specific adenine glycosylase codes for MNTLRPVIPKRRFPLQELLAWWDRCRRPLPWRNERSAWRTWVSEVMLQQTRVETVIPYFLRFLDRFPTPLSLSKADSDSLMKAWEGLGYYQRVRNLQRAAVQVVEQHGGMVPDDPRIFNTLPGAGPYIAAAVMSIAFKHPLPAVDGNVLRVIARYCGSQAVIRQTAQRDRVRRMLSRIIPRERPGDFNEALMELGALVCTPCSPACGACPLASTCRARHFGLTGQLPVRARRPAPPEINVAVAVVTHREKILVRRRPEGHLGGLWEFPGGRLVADETPEAAIRRTCLTELDMKIEVGEALTTVHHAYTHFRIRMQVFRATCRSRPPAEAINLRWITTAKLESLPLPGANRKALPAILERL; via the coding sequence ATGAACACGTTGCGCCCGGTTATCCCCAAGCGCCGATTTCCCCTGCAAGAGCTGCTGGCCTGGTGGGACCGTTGCCGGCGCCCCCTGCCGTGGCGGAATGAACGCTCTGCCTGGCGGACCTGGGTTTCCGAAGTCATGCTGCAGCAGACCCGGGTGGAAACGGTGATTCCCTATTTCCTGCGTTTCCTGGATCGTTTTCCCACTCCGTTATCCCTGTCGAAAGCGGATTCGGATAGCCTGATGAAAGCCTGGGAAGGTCTGGGCTACTACCAGCGGGTCCGCAACCTGCAGCGCGCGGCCGTTCAAGTAGTGGAGCAACACGGCGGTATGGTGCCGGATGACCCCAGAATTTTCAACACTCTTCCCGGCGCGGGTCCCTACATCGCCGCCGCGGTGATGAGCATCGCCTTCAAACACCCCCTGCCCGCGGTGGATGGCAATGTGCTGCGTGTCATCGCCCGCTATTGTGGCAGCCAAGCGGTTATTCGCCAAACCGCTCAGCGTGACCGGGTGCGGCGCATGCTGTCCCGAATCATTCCCAGGGAACGCCCCGGAGATTTCAACGAGGCGCTGATGGAGCTGGGCGCCCTGGTCTGCACGCCCTGCTCACCAGCATGCGGCGCCTGCCCCCTGGCTTCGACCTGCCGGGCCCGTCATTTTGGCCTTACCGGTCAATTGCCCGTGCGTGCCCGGCGTCCGGCGCCGCCGGAGATCAACGTGGCCGTAGCCGTGGTGACGCACCGGGAAAAGATCCTGGTGCGGCGGCGCCCCGAAGGCCACCTGGGCGGATTGTGGGAATTTCCCGGCGGACGCCTCGTAGCGGACGAGACGCCGGAAGCGGCCATCCGCCGGACCTGCCTCACGGAGTTGGACATGAAGATTGAAGTGGGCGAAGCCCTGACCACGGTCCATCATGCCTACACCCACTTCCGCATCCGCATGCAGGTGTTCCGGGCCACCTGTCGATCGCGGCCCCCGGCGGAAGCGATAAACCTGCGCTGGATCACGACCGCCAAGCTGGAATCGTTGCCCCTGCCCGGGGCCAACCGCAAGGCGCTTCCCGCCATCCTGGAAAGGCTGTAG
- a CDS encoding efflux RND transporter periplasmic adaptor subunit, with amino-acid sequence MTSETQVRQAERSFRHGRGRRQRSHQASSSCRGNRRLGITGRNVFMERHATTSAAGKKPARHRVGTFLAARTLLQYEALMDTEVIMKKILLYALLAVLVVAAAWALLRGSNGEEGEVKLVEVKRGTIAEKALAVGTIEPEYEVKVKSTISGIVSEIHFKIGDFVEKGKPLFKISPNPTPLEYNEARRNMEMAQVTVNQASRERGRQLKLFEANLISRSDMEQSEAAFQEARIRAQIARERFELLDKGRIRMAGRKDIDSVIKSPITGVILSQNVYVGDPVVPLTNFQPGTEMCAMADMGRMLFKGTVDEIDVGKLKVGMVAEIQIGALPDTGVKGSLERISPKAHKDGNSTLFDIEISVVETGDTVLRAGYSATANIKVQERRNVLVVPERLVTFDNGNRSVEVQAGEKISKRKVETGLSDSLNVEIVAGLEAGEQVVERPPREIQ; translated from the coding sequence ATGACTTCGGAAACCCAGGTCCGCCAGGCAGAGCGTTCATTCCGCCACGGCAGGGGGCGCCGGCAACGGTCCCACCAGGCCAGCAGCTCTTGCAGGGGAAATCGGCGCTTGGGGATAACCGGGCGCAACGTGTTCATGGAGCGACATGCTACCACAAGCGCAGCCGGGAAAAAACCTGCTCGACACCGGGTCGGAACCTTTCTTGCCGCTCGCACGTTATTGCAATATGAAGCGCTAATGGATACCGAGGTGATTATGAAAAAGATTCTGCTTTACGCATTGCTGGCCGTGCTTGTAGTCGCAGCCGCCTGGGCCCTGTTGCGGGGTTCCAACGGAGAGGAAGGCGAGGTCAAACTGGTTGAGGTCAAGCGGGGCACTATCGCCGAGAAGGCGTTGGCGGTGGGTACCATCGAACCTGAGTACGAGGTCAAGGTGAAATCGACCATCTCGGGCATCGTCAGCGAGATCCATTTCAAAATCGGGGATTTTGTGGAAAAGGGCAAGCCGCTGTTTAAAATCTCTCCCAATCCCACGCCCCTGGAATATAACGAGGCCCGGCGCAACATGGAGATGGCGCAGGTGACTGTGAACCAGGCCTCCCGCGAGCGGGGGCGCCAGTTGAAACTGTTTGAGGCCAACCTGATCTCCCGTTCCGACATGGAGCAGTCGGAGGCCGCCTTCCAGGAGGCCCGCATCCGCGCCCAGATCGCCAGGGAGCGCTTCGAACTGCTGGATAAGGGACGCATCCGCATGGCCGGCCGCAAAGACATCGACTCCGTTATCAAGTCCCCCATTACCGGGGTGATCCTGTCCCAGAACGTGTACGTGGGCGATCCCGTGGTGCCCTTGACCAATTTCCAGCCGGGAACGGAAATGTGCGCCATGGCCGACATGGGGCGCATGCTGTTTAAGGGCACGGTGGACGAGATCGACGTAGGTAAGCTGAAGGTTGGCATGGTGGCGGAAATCCAGATCGGCGCCCTGCCGGATACAGGAGTCAAGGGGAGCCTGGAGCGCATCTCGCCCAAGGCCCACAAGGACGGCAACTCCACCCTTTTCGATATCGAGATATCCGTTGTGGAAACCGGCGACACGGTGCTGCGGGCGGGGTATTCAGCCACGGCCAACATCAAGGTGCAGGAGCGCAGGAATGTGCTGGTCGTGCCGGAACGCCTGGTTACTTTTGACAACGGCAACCGCAGCGTGGAGGTCCAGGCCGGAGAGAAAATTTCTAAACGCAAGGTCGAAACCGGTCTCTCCGACAGCTTGAACGTTGAGATCGTCGCGGGCCTGGAGGCAGGCGAACAGGTAGTGGAGCGCCCGCCCCGGGAAATCCAATGA
- a CDS encoding ABC transporter permease, translated as MIATFFRNLFRDLVRQPLRTVLTLSGVMWGTFAVVLLLAFGNSVQRQSMKNMRGMGDRLVVVWPGRTTMEYGGFTKGRPIRLTPEQVLGLKQHIQGIEHISPEFRRSRRLRHGREEFIITVRGVGLHYEALRNTIPAKGRFINRLDQERRRRVCFIGDTLARDLFKEEEPVGDRIMVEGVPFTVVGVMKEKIQPSNYGGNRDTQTLFMPWTTFSALYGDKYVGNFIFSGHAGVDPAGLERKLRRYLSRRMEFHPDDTDALFVWNQSQMLQQVNVFFLAFNIFLGMIGSFTLLVGGVGVASIMMVVVEERTREIGVKLAVGARRRQILTQFFSESLVIIIMGGVAGFAAAALLIRALPAEKIRDYVGVPQINPLVGVVTVLILLVIGTIAGIAPARKAASTNPIEALRS; from the coding sequence ATGATCGCGACTTTTTTTCGCAACCTGTTCCGGGACCTGGTGCGCCAGCCCCTGCGCACCGTCCTGACTCTTTCGGGGGTGATGTGGGGCACCTTTGCCGTGGTGCTTTTGCTGGCCTTCGGCAATTCCGTGCAGCGCCAGTCGATGAAGAACATGCGCGGTATGGGCGACCGCCTGGTGGTGGTGTGGCCCGGCCGCACCACCATGGAGTACGGCGGTTTCACCAAGGGCCGCCCCATTCGCCTGACACCGGAACAGGTGCTCGGACTCAAACAGCACATTCAGGGCATCGAACATATCAGCCCCGAATTCCGCCGCAGCCGGCGCTTGCGCCACGGGCGCGAGGAATTCATTATCACGGTGCGCGGCGTGGGGCTCCATTATGAAGCGCTGCGCAACACCATCCCCGCCAAGGGACGCTTCATCAACCGCCTGGACCAGGAGCGCCGCCGCCGCGTGTGTTTTATCGGCGACACCCTGGCCCGGGACCTGTTCAAGGAGGAAGAACCCGTGGGCGACCGGATCATGGTGGAGGGCGTGCCCTTTACCGTGGTGGGGGTGATGAAAGAAAAGATTCAGCCCAGCAATTACGGGGGCAACCGCGACACCCAGACGCTGTTCATGCCCTGGACCACTTTTTCCGCTCTGTACGGCGACAAGTACGTAGGGAATTTCATTTTCAGCGGCCATGCGGGCGTCGATCCCGCCGGGCTGGAACGCAAGCTGCGACGATACCTCAGCCGGCGCATGGAATTCCACCCCGATGATACGGACGCCCTGTTTGTATGGAACCAGTCGCAAATGCTGCAGCAGGTGAACGTGTTTTTTCTGGCGTTCAACATCTTTTTGGGCATGATCGGGTCCTTTACCCTGCTGGTGGGGGGCGTGGGCGTGGCTTCCATCATGATGGTGGTGGTGGAGGAACGCACGCGCGAGATCGGCGTCAAGCTGGCCGTGGGAGCCAGGCGCCGCCAGATCCTGACCCAGTTCTTTTCCGAGTCCCTGGTGATCATCATCATGGGCGGAGTGGCCGGATTCGCCGCCGCCGCGCTCCTGATCCGGGCGCTGCCGGCGGAAAAGATCCGCGATTACGTCGGTGTTCCCCAGATCAATCCCCTGGTGGGAGTGGTCACGGTGTTGATCCTGCTGGTGATCGGTACCATCGCCGGGATCGCGCCGGCGCGCAAGGCCGCTTCCACCAATCCCATCGAGGCATTGAGGAGCTAG
- a CDS encoding ABC transporter permease, protein MKTHLLKLYMSELRKRRKKTSLITFAIGWGALSLLLLMSFGRGLSETFSASFKGLGDNILIVYGGQTSKIYQGLPKGRRVRLYPEDVDLLRSHIPEIAEITPESYSRFELRNGDRAVNRNVNGVNPCFGFMRNQIPRAGGRFINELDIQQSRRVIFLGWKVAEELFGDEEPVGRMISMQRAPFTVVGVMKRKLQSSGYEGMDADQVYIPFTTFLNLYSQRFVDRIHVQPKRREQSKWLEGEIRRVLSKKYRYDPEDDYAMPIWNTVEGAEMSAKVFTGIEIFLAVIGGLTLLIGAVGVTNLMYAVVRERTREIGVKMALGAKRRHIVYQFLLEAMMIFVKGTVWGGLVAFNIVALVRMMPMSYDVEGIAGYLLRPRFSVDIFLLFIVVMGILVFLSGIFPALRASRLNPVDALRYE, encoded by the coding sequence ATGAAAACGCACCTGCTGAAACTCTACATGAGTGAATTGCGCAAGCGGCGTAAGAAAACGTCGCTGATCACCTTCGCCATCGGCTGGGGCGCGCTTTCCCTGCTCCTGCTCATGTCTTTCGGGAGGGGATTGAGCGAGACCTTTTCCGCCAGTTTCAAGGGGTTGGGAGACAATATCCTCATCGTGTACGGCGGCCAGACATCCAAGATATACCAGGGACTGCCCAAGGGCCGGCGCGTCCGCCTCTATCCCGAAGATGTCGACCTGCTGCGTTCTCACATCCCGGAGATCGCCGAAATTACGCCCGAGTCATATTCCCGCTTCGAGTTGCGCAACGGAGACCGGGCGGTCAACCGCAACGTCAACGGTGTGAATCCCTGCTTCGGCTTCATGCGCAACCAGATCCCCCGGGCCGGCGGACGCTTCATCAACGAACTGGATATTCAACAATCCCGCCGCGTGATTTTCCTGGGCTGGAAGGTCGCGGAGGAATTGTTCGGCGACGAAGAACCGGTGGGCCGCATGATTTCCATGCAGCGGGCACCCTTTACGGTTGTGGGGGTCATGAAACGCAAACTGCAGAGTTCGGGCTACGAGGGCATGGACGCCGACCAGGTCTATATCCCCTTTACCACCTTCCTGAATCTTTACTCGCAACGTTTCGTGGACCGCATCCACGTGCAGCCGAAACGCCGGGAACAGTCCAAGTGGTTGGAAGGGGAGATCCGGCGGGTGTTGAGCAAAAAGTACCGTTACGATCCGGAAGACGATTACGCCATGCCGATCTGGAATACCGTGGAAGGCGCGGAGATGTCGGCCAAGGTGTTTACCGGCATCGAGATCTTCCTGGCCGTGATCGGCGGATTGACCCTTCTCATCGGCGCCGTGGGCGTGACCAACCTCATGTACGCGGTGGTCAGGGAACGAACCCGTGAAATCGGCGTCAAGATGGCCCTGGGGGCCAAGCGGCGCCACATCGTCTATCAGTTCCTGCTGGAGGCCATGATGATATTCGTCAAGGGCACCGTGTGGGGGGGGCTGGTGGCGTTCAACATCGTGGCCCTGGTGCGCATGATGCCCATGAGTTATGACGTGGAGGGCATCGCGGGCTACCTTTTGCGCCCCCGCTTTTCCGTTGACATTTTTCTGCTCTTCATTGTTGTCATGGGAATCCTGGTGTTCCTGTCCGGCATCTTTCCCGCCCTGCGCGCGTCCAGGCTGAACCCGGTGGATGCATTGAGGTATGAATAA
- a CDS encoding ABC transporter ATP-binding protein has translation MIQLDDIRKVYQMGNLPFEALKGIDVNIQVGEFVAVMGPSGSGKSTLMNIIGCLDTASSGEYKLDGRNVSGLSFDQLSGIRNRKIGFVFQNFNLLPYATAFENVELPLLFNGKSGRERRDRVEEMLTQVGLWDWRGHRPTELSGGQQQRVAIARAMVNDPPILLADEPTGNLDSASGREIMEIFKQLWQAGKTVIMVTHDNTVAAYAQRTIKLLDGRVENGRKSA, from the coding sequence GTGATTCAATTGGACGATATCCGCAAAGTCTACCAGATGGGCAATTTGCCCTTCGAGGCCCTAAAGGGCATCGACGTGAATATCCAGGTGGGCGAGTTCGTGGCCGTCATGGGGCCGTCGGGTTCCGGAAAATCCACCCTGATGAACATCATCGGTTGCCTGGACACCGCCTCGTCCGGGGAATACAAACTGGACGGCCGCAACGTGTCCGGTCTTTCTTTCGACCAGTTGTCGGGCATCCGTAACCGCAAGATCGGTTTCGTGTTCCAGAACTTCAACCTGCTGCCCTATGCCACCGCCTTCGAGAACGTAGAGTTGCCACTGCTGTTCAACGGCAAATCCGGCCGCGAGCGCCGCGACCGCGTAGAGGAAATGCTGACTCAGGTCGGCCTGTGGGACTGGCGCGGTCACCGGCCCACGGAATTGTCCGGCGGACAGCAGCAGCGCGTGGCCATTGCCCGGGCCATGGTCAACGATCCTCCCATCCTGCTGGCCGACGAACCCACGGGCAACCTGGATTCCGCCAGCGGCCGGGAAATCATGGAAATTTTCAAGCAGTTGTGGCAGGCGGGAAAGACCGTTATAATGGTTACCCATGACAACACCGTGGCCGCTTATGCCCAACGCACCATTAAATTGCTGGACGGACGCGTGGAGAACGGCCGCAAGTCCGCATGA
- a CDS encoding cyclase family protein: MTIIDLTHPLEAGMPVYPGTPPVRIAPLATIEAEGFRETRLSFTSHTGTHVDASAHMLAGGQCLDDIAPERFMGPARCLSLCDKALSVDRLERFFAAKPRCDFLLLYMGWDRLWGTDNYFHGYPIIEPAAAEWLSRSGLRGIGMDSPSPDPPESVDYPAHRILLENGILLIENLRGLERLPEKGFDLAIFPLLIAASDGAPARVIACLDGPPLR, encoded by the coding sequence ATGACAATTATTGACCTGACCCATCCCCTGGAAGCGGGCATGCCCGTCTATCCCGGCACGCCGCCGGTTCGAATCGCACCCCTGGCTACGATAGAGGCGGAGGGTTTCCGGGAAACCCGCCTCTCCTTCACGTCCCACACCGGCACCCACGTGGATGCTTCGGCCCACATGCTGGCCGGCGGGCAATGCCTGGACGATATTGCGCCGGAGCGGTTCATGGGGCCCGCCCGGTGTCTGTCGCTTTGCGACAAAGCCCTGAGCGTCGATCGCTTGGAGCGCTTTTTTGCCGCAAAACCTCGTTGTGATTTTTTGCTGCTCTATATGGGATGGGATCGTTTGTGGGGAACGGATAACTATTTTCACGGCTACCCGATCATTGAACCGGCGGCGGCGGAATGGCTTTCCCGGTCCGGCCTGCGGGGAATCGGAATGGACTCTCCTTCCCCGGATCCGCCGGAATCAGTGGACTACCCGGCCCATCGCATTCTCCTGGAAAACGGGATACTGCTCATCGAGAACCTGCGCGGGCTTGAGCGCCTGCCGGAAAAAGGGTTTGATCTGGCGATTTTTCCCCTGCTGATTGCCGCAAGCGACGGCGCTCCCGCCCGGGTTATCGCCTGCTTGGATGGGCCACCTCTCCGGTAA
- a CDS encoding DMT family transporter, whose translation MNKDPRERRATLLALTAVLFWATVATAFKLSLRVLSPLQLLLGASFTAALSLLVILAVTGRLRELASLSRRDLAISAGLGLLNPFVYYLILFRAYDLLPAQQAQPLNMTWGVILALLAVPLLGQRLTLRSLGALLLALAGVMVISTEGRLGAMEFTSPIGVALALGSAFLWALYWIANTRDRCDPLVRLLLNFGFGFMFTLAWWLLQGAPLPANPMGWTGAIYVGLFEMGITFFLWLRAMRLTRSAARIGILVYIAPFLSLVLIHFVLGEHVLPASFIGLVMIVAGILWQRGGSERSKVESRK comes from the coding sequence ATGAACAAAGACCCCCGGGAACGGCGGGCCACTCTCTTAGCCCTGACCGCCGTATTGTTCTGGGCCACGGTGGCCACGGCGTTCAAACTCAGTTTACGTGTTCTCTCGCCCCTGCAACTGCTCTTGGGGGCCTCTTTTACCGCCGCGCTGAGCCTGCTGGTGATCCTCGCGGTCACGGGCCGCCTGAGGGAACTGGCATCCCTGTCCCGCCGCGACCTGGCGATTTCCGCGGGCCTGGGCCTGCTCAACCCTTTCGTTTATTACCTGATCCTCTTCCGCGCATACGACCTGCTGCCCGCCCAGCAGGCCCAACCCCTGAACATGACCTGGGGGGTGATCCTGGCACTGCTGGCGGTCCCCCTACTGGGCCAGCGCCTCACCCTGCGCAGCCTGGGCGCGCTGCTGCTGGCCCTGGCCGGGGTAATGGTGATTTCAACGGAAGGGCGCCTGGGCGCCATGGAGTTTACCAGTCCCATTGGAGTGGCGTTGGCCCTCGGCAGCGCCTTTCTGTGGGCGCTATACTGGATCGCCAACACCCGCGACCGCTGCGATCCCCTGGTTCGCCTGCTGCTCAACTTCGGTTTCGGATTTATGTTCACCCTGGCCTGGTGGCTGCTGCAGGGGGCTCCCCTGCCCGCAAACCCCATGGGCTGGACCGGGGCGATCTACGTGGGCCTGTTCGAGATGGGCATCACCTTTTTCCTGTGGCTACGGGCCATGCGCCTGACCCGCTCGGCGGCGCGCATCGGCATCCTGGTCTACATCGCCCCTTTCCTCTCCCTGGTACTCATCCACTTCGTACTGGGCGAACACGTTTTGCCCGCCTCCTTTATCGGCCTGGTCATGATCGTTGCCGGCATCCTGTGGCAACGCGGGGGAAGTGAAAGGTCGAAAGTCGAAAGTCGAAAGTGA
- a CDS encoding aspartate aminotransferase family protein: MDVETFRRHAHELVDWMADYARNVENMPVLPKVSPGDIVSRLAPSPPAQGESFERIMADFDSIIMPGMTHWQSPNYFAYFNANNSFPSILAEMLTASLGAQCMSWITSPAATELEERVMEWLRDMIGLPREFVGVIQDSASTATLCSLLTAREKASGCAINRHGFSGERFTVYCSREAHSSIEKDVRITGIGSQRLRRIALDNNYAMDAFALDAAVRRDMQEGYHPLAVVAALGTTGSTAIDPLDLIAAICRRYGLWLHVDAAYAGTALLLPAMRWMLKGIEAVDSFVFNPHKWMFTNFDCSAYFVRDPDALVNTFTLLPEYLKTRVDGSVKNYRDWGIQLGRRFRALKLWFVIREFGVNGLRETVANHIRWAGEVADEIRREADFELMAPTPLATVCFRYHPEGVNDSRELDRLNQRLMDELNASGKIFITHTRLDGKLTLRLVVGQTRQQRRHVTAAWDTIKRTARDPARP, from the coding sequence ATGGACGTGGAAACATTTCGCAGGCACGCGCACGAACTGGTGGACTGGATGGCCGATTACGCCCGGAATGTTGAAAACATGCCGGTCCTGCCGAAGGTTTCCCCGGGAGACATCGTCTCCAGGCTGGCGCCCTCCCCTCCCGCGCAGGGAGAGTCGTTTGAACGCATTATGGCGGACTTTGATTCAATCATCATGCCGGGAATGACCCATTGGCAGAGCCCCAACTACTTTGCCTATTTCAACGCCAACAACAGTTTTCCATCAATCCTGGCCGAGATGCTCACCGCCTCCTTGGGGGCACAGTGCATGAGCTGGATTACCTCCCCCGCAGCCACCGAACTGGAAGAACGGGTCATGGAGTGGCTGCGGGATATGATCGGCCTGCCACGGGAGTTTGTCGGCGTCATCCAGGATTCCGCGTCCACGGCCACCCTCTGTTCCCTGCTGACGGCCCGGGAAAAAGCCTCTGGGTGCGCGATCAACCGCCATGGTTTCAGCGGGGAACGGTTCACGGTTTACTGCTCGCGCGAGGCCCATTCCTCGATCGAAAAAGACGTGCGCATTACCGGGATCGGCAGCCAACGGTTGCGGCGCATCGCGTTGGACAATAATTACGCCATGGATGCGTTCGCCCTGGATGCGGCCGTTCGCCGGGATATGCAGGAAGGCTATCATCCATTGGCCGTGGTCGCGGCCCTGGGCACCACGGGCTCAACCGCCATCGACCCCCTGGACTTGATAGCCGCTATATGCCGCCGCTACGGTTTGTGGCTGCACGTGGACGCGGCCTATGCCGGTACCGCCCTGTTGCTTCCCGCCATGCGCTGGATGCTCAAAGGCATTGAAGCAGTGGACAGTTTCGTGTTCAATCCCCACAAGTGGATGTTTACCAACTTCGACTGTTCCGCCTACTTCGTTCGTGATCCCGACGCCCTGGTCAACACCTTCACCCTGCTGCCTGAATACCTCAAAACCCGCGTGGACGGCAGCGTCAAAAACTACCGCGACTGGGGCATCCAGTTGGGACGGCGTTTCCGTGCACTCAAACTGTGGTTTGTGATCCGCGAATTCGGCGTAAATGGCCTGCGCGAAACCGTGGCCAACCACATCCGCTGGGCCGGCGAAGTCGCAGACGAGATCCGCCGCGAAGCGGACTTTGAACTCATGGCCCCCACTCCGCTGGCCACGGTATGCTTCCGCTACCATCCCGAAGGCGTGAACGATTCCAGAGAGTTGGACCGGCTGAACCAGCGCCTCATGGACGAGTTGAACGCCTCGGGAAAGATTTTTATCACCCATACCCGCCTGGATGGGAAACTGACGTTGCGCCTGGTGGTGGGACAGACCCGGCAGCAACGCCGCCATGTCACCGCGGCCTGGGACACAATCAAGCGCACGGCCCGAGACCCGGCCCGCCCATGA